A region of the Burkholderia savannae genome:
TAAGCGGGCGGCGCGCGCCAATATGAGTGAGCGGGAATTCCGCGACGAATCGGATTTACCTTTTTCAAGCAAGGAGTTATCCGAATAATGAAGAGCTCGCCGGACGATGCGAAAGCGATCCTGCGGGAAGGGGCGATGGGCCCGACGCGATTCGCCACGATTGCGCGACACGGTGCGGTGCAGTGCGGCGTGGTGCGCCCGACGCCGCCGTCGCGATGCGCATGAAGCAAAACGGCCCGTGCGCTTGCGGGCACGGGCCGTAGGGCCGTAAGGTCGGATTGGCCGATCGCCGCGCGCTGCGCGGCGGCGCGAATCAGACGCGCTCGATCGCGATGGCGATCCCCTGACCGACGCCGATGCACATCGTGCAGAGCGCGTAGCGGCCGTTCGTGCGATGCAGCTGATACGTCGCGGTCGTCACGAGCCGCGCGCCGGACGCGCCGAGCGGGTGCCCGAGCGCGATCGCGCCGCCGTTCGGATTCACCCGCGCATCGTCGTCCGCGACGCCGAGCAGGCGCAGCACCGCGAGCCCCTGCGAGGCGAACGCCTCGTTCAGCTCGATCACGTCGAACTGGTCGATCGTCATCCCGAGCCGCGCGAGCAGCTTGTGCGTGGCCGGTGCCGGGCCGATGCCCATCACCCGCGGCTCGACGCCCGCCGTCGCGATCCCCAGCACGCGCGCGCGCGGCACGAGCCCGTGACGCCGCGCGGCCGCCTCGCTCGCGACGAGCAGCGCGCACGCGCCGTCGTTCACGCCCGACGCGTTGCCCGCCGTCACCGTGCCGTCCGGCCGCACGACGCCCTTGAGTTTCGCGAGCGCGTCGAGCGATGTCTCGCGCGGATGCTCGTCGCGCGACACGACGGCCGGCTCGCCTTTCCTCTGCGCAATCGTCACCGGCACGATCTCCTGCGCGAGCGTGCCGTCGGCTTGCGCGCGCGCCGCTTTCTGCTGGCTGCGCAGCGCGAACGCGTCCTGGTCGGCGCGGCTCACGCGGTAATCGGTCGCGACGTTCTCGGCCGTCTCCGGCATCGAATCGACGCCGTACTGCTGTTTCATCAGCGGATTGACGAAGCGCCAGCCGATCGTCGTATCGAAGATCTCGGCCTGGCGCGAGAACGCGCTCGTCGCCTTGCCGGTCACGAACGGCGCGCGGCTCATGCTCTCGACGCCGCCCGCGATCATGAGGCCGGCCTCGCCGGCCTTGATGGCGCGAGCGGCGACGCCGATCGCGTCCATCCCGGAGCCGCAGAGGCGGTTGATGGTCGAGCCGGGCACGGCCTGGGGCAGGCCGGCGAGCAGCAGCGACATGCGCGCGACGTTGCGGTTGTCTTCGCCGGCCTGGTTCGCGCAGCCGTAGATGACGTCGTCGACGGCGGCCCAGTCGACGTCGCGGTTGCGCTCGACGAGCGCCTTGAGCGGCACGGCGCCGAGGTCGTCGGCCCGCACCGGCGCGAGGGCCCCGCCGTAGCGGCCGATCGGCGTGCGGATTGCGTCACACAGGAATGCTTCGGTCATGTCGTCTCCGGTCGGTCTGGTTCCGCGAGCCGCCCGGCGTGATGCGCCGCCCCGCTCGCCTCGAAAATGTCGCGATAATCGCCCGACGATTGTTCGATCCATGAACTTAAGATCGCCAATCGAACGTTCCCGTGCGATCATAGGGAGCGCACCGGTTCCCGTCAAGCGCGTGGCCATGCGGGGCGCGGGTTGGCGCAACCCGACCCCATGCGCTAATCTTCTCCGCTGCACATTATTCCAACCGGCCATGAGCACAGAATTTGAGGCAAAACCCGGCGACTCGTACGTCCAGTCGTTCGCGCGCGGACTCGCGGTGATTCGCGCGTTCGACGCCGAGCATCCCGAGCAGACGCTGACCGAGGTCGCGGCCGCGACCGGCCTGACCCGCGCGGGCGCGCGGCGCATCCTGCTGACGCTGCAGACGCTCGGCTATGTCGAGGCCGACGGCCGTCTGTTCCGCCTCACGCCGAAGATCCTCGATCTCGGGTTCGCGTATCTGACGTCGATGCCGTTCTGGAATCTCGCGGAGCCGGTGATGGAGCAACTGTCCGCGCGCATCCACGAAAGCTGCTCGGCAGCCGTGCTCGACCGCACCGAGATCGTCTACGTGCTGCGCGTGCCGACGCACAAGATCATGACGATCAACCTGTCGATCGGCAGCCGGCTGCCGGCTTACTGCACGTCGATGGGGCGCGTGCTGCTGGCTTCACTCGACGACGCCGCGCTCGACGACACGCTCGCGCAAAGCACGCTGCGCGCGTACACGCCGCGCACGCTCACCGAGCCCGCGGCGCTGAAGGAAGAGATCGCGCAGGTGCGCAGCCAGGGCTGGGCGATCGTCGATCAGGAGCTCGAAGCGGGATTGATTTCGTTGTCGGCGCCGATCCGCAACCGGCGCGGCCACGTGATCGCCGCAATGAACATCAGCGGCAATGCGCAGCGGCACACCGCGAAGCAGATGGTGAAGGCGTTCCTCGAACCGCTGCTGGAAGCCTCGCAGACCGTGTCGCAGCTCGTCGCGCGCCGCGGCTGACATTGGCGCGCTTGGGAGCCGCCCTGCCCCCAAGCGCGCACTCTCCGCTTCATCTTCGGCCAGAACGGCACGGCGGCGCTTGCACGGCCCTATCTTTGTTTTGCTTTATCAAGCAGCGCCGCTCGCCGATCGAATCCTGTCCGAATGGTCAGGTTATAGCGCATTAGCGCCGTGAATTCAATGAATTAAAAAAAGGATGTCGCGCAACCGCGGCGAAACGGCCGCCGGCGGGCCGCGATGCGCCGGCCGGCCGGCGCGGCGTCTACAATGACGGCCTCCCGTTGCCGCCAGACCACGAGCGCACGCCATGCAACACGACGATCCGACGACGACGCCTCCCGACACGCCCGCGCCCCGCGCGCGAACCCAGGCGGCCCGCGCGCCGAGCCGCGCGCGCAAGGCGCACATTCGCGAGCTGAACGAAGCGCACCTGCTCGCGTGCGCGGAAGCCGTGTTCGCCGAGCGCGGCTTCGAGGGCGCGAGCACCGCGCTGATCGCGGAACGCGCCGGGCTGCCGAAGGCGAACCTGCACTATTACTTTCCGACGAAGCTCGCGCTGTACCGGCGCCTGCTCGACGATCTGCTCGAGGACTGGCACGCGGCCGCCGACAGCTTCGACGTCGGCGACGACCCGGTCGCCGCGCTCGGCGGATACGTGCGCGCGAAGATGGCGCTGTCGCGCAAGCGGCCGCTCGGCTCGAAGGTGTGGGCGAACGAGATCATCAGCGGCGCGGAGCACATGCAGGATCTGCTGCTCGAGCGCGTGAAGCCGTGGATGCAGACGCGGCTCGCGCTGATCGAGCGCTGGATCGCGCGCGGGCTCGTCGAGCCGGTCGAGCCGAAGACGCTGCTCTACATGATCTGGGCGACGACCCAGCATTACGCGGACTTCGACGCGCAGATCGTCGCGCTGTCCGGCAAGCGCGCGCTGTCGGCGAAGGCGTTCGACGCGACGACCGACGAGGTCGTGCGGCTGATCCTGCGCGCGTGCGGCGCGCGGTCGCCGCACGCACGGAATCGGGCGTAGGCTGGCGCGGCGAGCGGGACCGGCGGCGGTTCAGGGTTCGCTGGCCTTGGGCGTAGGCTCGAGGCTCGGCTTTGGGCTCGGCACTTGGCTTGGAGCCCGATGCTTGGGTTCGAGATCGGGTTCGGGTTCGGGCTCGAGCTCGGGCTCGAGCTCGGGCTCGGGCTCGGGCTCGGGCTCGGGATTTGAGATTTGAGATTTGAGATTTGAGATTTGAGATTTGAGATTTGAGATTTGAGATTTGAGGCTCGAGGCTCGAGGCTTAGGCCCGACCTCGGGACTCAGGGCTCGGGCTCGAACTCGGGCGCTGCCTCGGGGCTTTGTGATTCGGACGCTAGGCCTCGACCTCCGAGCGCGCCGCCCGATTTCTTCGGCTCACTTCAATCTTGAAAAACGGCCTCGGTAAGCTCGTGACTCGGTGGGAGCTCGGGGTCGAGATTCAAGACACGCCGCTGCCACCCCCACCTTTTCTTCCAATTTGTCGGCCGCGTCCGGCCGGCGACGGCGCACCGCGAACCGCTCGCGCGCCGCGCCGCCGAGCGCCGTCACGCACTCAATCGACCGCCTCCACCGCCGTCTCGCGCAGCATCCCGACCGCGACGAGCGACACGGTCACGCACGCGGCCACGTACGCGGCGGGCGCGAGCTTGCTGCCCGTCGCGCGCACGAGCCACGTCGCGACGAGCTGCGCGGTGCCGCCGAACAGCGTCACCGAGAGCGCATAGGCGATCGAGATGCCGGTCGCGCGCACGCGGCGCGGAAACGATTCGCACATCAGCGCGAACTCGGACGCCGACCCCATCGAATAGAACAGCAGCATCAGCGCCGTGAGCGGCATCACGACCGCAAGCGACGGATAGCGGTTCATCAGCACGAATGCCGGAAACAGCAGCGCGACGAGCACGCCGCGCCCGACGAAGATCGGCAGGCGCCGGCTGCCGATCCTGTCGGACAGCCAACCGAATAGCGGGCACGTGACGAGCATCACGCAGCCCGACGCGACGCCGACGAACATCGACAGCTTCATCGGCAAGCCGAGCGTGTGGATCGCGTAGGTCGGCATGTAGAACGTCAGGATGTACGTCGACACCGTGCCGCCCATCACCGTGAGCGTCAGCAGCAGCACCGTGCGGCCGTGCTGCGCGAACAGCTCGCGCAGCACGCCGCCGTCGACGCCGTGATGGCCGGCACCCGGCGCGTCGTCGGCGAGGCGGCGGCGCAGATACATGCCGACGGGCGCGATCAGCACGCCGAGCGCGAACGGCACGCGCCAGCCCCAGCTCTCGAGCGCGTCCTTCGCGAGCGTGTTCGACACCAGCGCCGCGAACCCGGAGCCCATCAGCGCCGCGCCGCCCTGCGTCGCGAGCTGCCAGCTCGCGCGAAAGCCGCGGCGCGCGGCGCCGCCCTGCTCGACGAGCGTCGACGTCGCCGCACCGAACTCGCCGCCTTGCGAAAAGCCCTGCATCAGCCGCGCGCCGACGACGATCACGGGCGCGAGCACGCCGATCTGCGCGTAGGTCGGCGCGAGCGCGATCATCCCGGTGCCGAGCGCCATCAGCATGATCGTCAGGTTCAGCGCCGCCTTGCGGCCGCGGCGGTCCGCGTAGACGCCGAGCACGACGC
Encoded here:
- the pcaF gene encoding 3-oxoadipyl-CoA thiolase → MTEAFLCDAIRTPIGRYGGALAPVRADDLGAVPLKALVERNRDVDWAAVDDVIYGCANQAGEDNRNVARMSLLLAGLPQAVPGSTINRLCGSGMDAIGVAARAIKAGEAGLMIAGGVESMSRAPFVTGKATSAFSRQAEIFDTTIGWRFVNPLMKQQYGVDSMPETAENVATDYRVSRADQDAFALRSQQKAARAQADGTLAQEIVPVTIAQRKGEPAVVSRDEHPRETSLDALAKLKGVVRPDGTVTAGNASGVNDGACALLVASEAAARRHGLVPRARVLGIATAGVEPRVMGIGPAPATHKLLARLGMTIDQFDVIELNEAFASQGLAVLRLLGVADDDARVNPNGGAIALGHPLGASGARLVTTATYQLHRTNGRYALCTMCIGVGQGIAIAIERV
- a CDS encoding IclR family transcriptional regulator, which gives rise to MSTEFEAKPGDSYVQSFARGLAVIRAFDAEHPEQTLTEVAAATGLTRAGARRILLTLQTLGYVEADGRLFRLTPKILDLGFAYLTSMPFWNLAEPVMEQLSARIHESCSAAVLDRTEIVYVLRVPTHKIMTINLSIGSRLPAYCTSMGRVLLASLDDAALDDTLAQSTLRAYTPRTLTEPAALKEEIAQVRSQGWAIVDQELEAGLISLSAPIRNRRGHVIAAMNISGNAQRHTAKQMVKAFLEPLLEASQTVSQLVARRG
- a CDS encoding TetR/AcrR family transcriptional regulator; this encodes MQHDDPTTTPPDTPAPRARTQAARAPSRARKAHIRELNEAHLLACAEAVFAERGFEGASTALIAERAGLPKANLHYYFPTKLALYRRLLDDLLEDWHAAADSFDVGDDPVAALGGYVRAKMALSRKRPLGSKVWANEIISGAEHMQDLLLERVKPWMQTRLALIERWIARGLVEPVEPKTLLYMIWATTQHYADFDAQIVALSGKRALSAKAFDATTDEVVRLILRACGARSPHARNRA
- a CDS encoding MFS transporter, whose product is MHDDNLTMPAADRAGAAAAASARAATSRAARGGAVAAAVIGNWLEFFDFTVYGFFAVIIGKLFFPSHDATTSLLLSVATFAAGFFTRPLGSVVLGVYADRRGRKAALNLTIMLMALGTGMIALAPTYAQIGVLAPVIVVGARLMQGFSQGGEFGAATSTLVEQGGAARRGFRASWQLATQGGAALMGSGFAALVSNTLAKDALESWGWRVPFALGVLIAPVGMYLRRRLADDAPGAGHHGVDGGVLRELFAQHGRTVLLLTLTVMGGTVSTYILTFYMPTYAIHTLGLPMKLSMFVGVASGCVMLVTCPLFGWLSDRIGSRRLPIFVGRGVLVALLFPAFVLMNRYPSLAVVMPLTALMLLFYSMGSASEFALMCESFPRRVRATGISIAYALSVTLFGGTAQLVATWLVRATGSKLAPAAYVAACVTVSLVAVGMLRETAVEAVD